The Cellulomonas sp. P24 genome contains a region encoding:
- a CDS encoding glycosyltransferase family 2 protein: MDFDHLASAGARTVNDATTGGLALDDLDAWLHDASGDARSHAHAGPSAPRRRRQWGAERPRPPLPMQEKPATTAATWLGGLAITVTVVAWGVYLVQSVVSRIIDNGIHDSRFVIQTVVYVGIMTLLLLSALMYLLARQGALYRSRTHVRVPRAEIDAFMAETRPSLTVLVPSYAEEPSVVRSTLLSAALQEYPRMRVVLLLDDPPAPTDPAALAGLVGCRALPGEITALLKEPYERFRSSLDLHEATAARGGAGPADHIRALALDFAWAGRWLRDQAAAYPRVNHADDFLADEVLGGLAGDFEITARALFAALDEGAPVPAERLSQLCRRLVWTFDATLTSFERKTYAHLPHDSNKAMNLNAYIGLMGRKVRQVETRLGIVLRDSEAPDALEFPDSDYLLTLDADSVLLREYCLRLVHHLELPGNERIAVIQTPYSAFRGASTRLERIAGATTDIQHIVHQGLSYFGATFWVGANAVIRKVALDDIVEVSYVGGQEVRRYVQDRTVIEDTESSIDLVAAGWSLLNYPERLSYSATPPDFGSLVVQRARWANGGLLIVPKFLRFVRRERKAGRRVPRSTVALRFTYMASICWASIGLVLLLAFPFDSRLLSPVVVAAALPYFLAMSADFRRLGYKRSDVLRVYAFNLILLAVNLAGTLKSLQQAAAKSKIAFARTPKVKDRTAAPALYVLAAYLIAAFSFYTLANDVMTHNWSNGAFALFNGLLTSYAIVAFIGVRNSLVDLVLGFVHWVRVPVKTPAVAAGSTGDPDWEAVLYFGPDHVGTPGGRPTVAVATVPSPRRGDTRARARS, from the coding sequence GTGGACTTCGACCACCTCGCCAGTGCTGGAGCGCGAACGGTGAACGACGCGACAACGGGGGGCCTTGCCCTCGACGATCTCGACGCCTGGCTGCATGACGCCTCCGGCGACGCGCGCAGCCACGCGCACGCCGGCCCCTCGGCGCCCCGACGCAGGCGCCAGTGGGGAGCCGAGCGTCCACGCCCCCCGCTCCCGATGCAGGAGAAGCCGGCCACCACGGCCGCCACCTGGCTCGGCGGGCTGGCGATCACCGTCACCGTGGTGGCGTGGGGCGTCTACCTGGTCCAGTCCGTCGTGTCGCGGATCATCGACAACGGCATCCACGACAGCCGGTTCGTCATCCAGACGGTCGTCTACGTCGGGATCATGACGCTCCTGCTGCTCTCGGCCCTCATGTACCTCCTGGCGCGGCAGGGCGCGCTCTACCGGTCGCGCACCCACGTCCGGGTACCGCGGGCGGAGATCGACGCCTTCATGGCCGAGACCCGCCCGTCGCTGACCGTCCTCGTGCCGTCGTACGCCGAAGAGCCGTCCGTCGTGCGCTCCACGCTGCTCTCCGCTGCGCTGCAGGAGTACCCCAGGATGCGGGTCGTCCTGCTCCTCGACGACCCGCCGGCGCCGACGGACCCCGCTGCTCTCGCGGGCCTGGTCGGCTGCCGGGCGCTCCCGGGCGAGATCACCGCACTCCTGAAGGAGCCGTACGAGCGGTTCCGCAGCTCTCTCGACCTCCATGAGGCGACGGCCGCGCGCGGCGGCGCCGGTCCGGCCGATCACATCCGCGCCCTGGCCCTCGACTTCGCGTGGGCAGGTCGGTGGCTGCGCGACCAGGCCGCCGCCTACCCGCGGGTGAACCACGCCGACGACTTCCTCGCGGACGAGGTCCTCGGCGGTCTGGCCGGCGACTTCGAGATCACGGCGCGCGCCCTGTTCGCCGCGCTGGACGAGGGGGCGCCGGTCCCGGCCGAGCGACTGAGCCAGCTCTGCCGCCGGCTGGTGTGGACCTTCGACGCCACGCTCACCTCGTTCGAGCGGAAGACGTACGCGCACCTGCCGCACGACTCGAACAAGGCCATGAACCTCAACGCCTACATCGGACTCATGGGACGCAAGGTCCGCCAGGTCGAGACCCGGCTGGGCATCGTCCTGCGTGACTCGGAGGCTCCCGACGCGTTGGAGTTCCCCGACAGCGACTACCTCCTGACGCTCGACGCGGACAGCGTGCTGCTGCGCGAGTACTGCCTGCGCCTCGTCCACCACCTCGAGCTCCCGGGCAACGAGCGGATCGCGGTGATCCAGACCCCGTACTCCGCGTTCCGGGGCGCAAGCACCCGGCTCGAGCGGATCGCCGGCGCCACGACGGACATCCAGCACATCGTCCACCAGGGACTGAGCTATTTCGGGGCGACGTTCTGGGTCGGGGCCAACGCCGTGATCCGCAAGGTCGCGCTCGACGACATCGTCGAGGTGTCCTACGTCGGCGGGCAGGAGGTCCGCCGCTACGTGCAGGACCGCACCGTCATCGAGGACACCGAGTCGAGCATCGACCTGGTGGCCGCCGGCTGGAGCCTGCTCAACTACCCCGAGCGCCTCAGCTACAGCGCGACCCCACCGGACTTCGGCTCACTCGTGGTGCAGCGTGCCCGCTGGGCCAACGGCGGTCTGCTGATCGTGCCGAAGTTCCTCCGGTTCGTCCGGCGCGAACGCAAGGCCGGTCGGCGGGTCCCGCGGTCGACGGTCGCACTGCGGTTCACCTACATGGCCTCGATCTGCTGGGCGAGCATCGGGCTCGTGCTGCTGCTCGCGTTCCCGTTCGACAGCAGGTTGCTGAGCCCCGTCGTCGTCGCCGCCGCACTGCCGTACTTCCTGGCGATGTCCGCGGACTTCCGACGGCTCGGCTACAAGAGGTCCGACGTGCTGCGGGTGTACGCGTTCAACCTCATCCTGCTCGCGGTCAACCTCGCAGGGACGCTGAAGTCGCTCCAGCAGGCAGCGGCCAAGTCCAAGATCGCCTTCGCGCGGACGCCGAAGGTCAAGGACCGGACGGCGGCGCCGGCTCTCTACGTCCTCGCGGCCTACCTGATCGCGGCGTTCTCGTTCTACACGCTCGCCAACGACGTCATGACGCACAACTGGAGCAACGGTGCCTTTGCCCTGTTCAACGGCCTGCTCACGTCCTACGCGATCGTCGCGTTCATCGGTGTGCGCAACTCGCTCGTCGACCTGGTGCTCGGGTTCGTGCACTGGGTCCGGGTCCCGGTGAAGACCCCCGCCGTCGCGGCGGGGTCCACGGGCGACCCCGACTGGGAGGCCGTGCTGTACTTCGGCCCCGATCACGTCGGCACCCCGGGCGGACGCCCGACGGTCGCCGTCGCCACCGTCCCGTCACCGCGTCGCGGCGACACCCGCGCCCGAGCCCGGTCGTGA
- a CDS encoding SRPBCC family protein — MTPRPACPVRRGVLLAAAALLALPPVRAWMLRWGATSAEVTGPVPGDDLLPGADLVSTRAITIDARAEDVWGWIAQLGQGRGGFYSYDRLENLVGCDIRSSGTIVPAWQDVAVGDAVHLHPDVALTVVQVEPGRSLVLRGAVPVGGADSPAPPPYDFTWAFTLRGGTNGTDGADGSDGSTRLVVRERYAYLRRSAALIVEPVSAVSWFMSQRMLRGIKERAEALTRTR; from the coding sequence GTGACTCCCCGTCCTGCTTGCCCCGTCCGGCGAGGAGTCCTGCTCGCCGCAGCCGCGCTGCTCGCGCTGCCGCCGGTTCGGGCGTGGATGCTGCGGTGGGGGGCGACGAGCGCGGAGGTCACGGGACCGGTACCGGGTGACGACCTGCTGCCGGGGGCCGACCTTGTCTCGACCCGCGCGATCACGATCGACGCACGGGCCGAGGACGTCTGGGGGTGGATCGCCCAGCTCGGTCAGGGGCGAGGCGGGTTCTACAGCTACGACCGCCTCGAGAACCTCGTCGGCTGCGACATCCGCAGCAGCGGGACGATCGTGCCGGCGTGGCAGGACGTCGCGGTGGGCGACGCGGTGCACCTCCACCCGGACGTCGCCCTCACCGTCGTCCAGGTCGAGCCCGGTCGGAGCCTCGTCCTGCGTGGCGCCGTCCCGGTCGGCGGCGCAGACTCTCCCGCACCGCCGCCGTACGACTTCACCTGGGCGTTCACCCTCCGGGGCGGCACGAACGGCACGGACGGCGCAGACGGCTCGGACGGCTCGACCCGGCTGGTGGTCCGTGAGCGCTACGCGTACCTGCGGCGGTCCGCCGCGCTGATCGTGGAGCCCGTCTCTGCCGTCAGCTGGTTCATGAGCCAACGCATGCTGCGCGGGATCAAGGAACGCGCCGAGGCGCTGACCCGTACGCGCTGA
- a CDS encoding DUF2510 domain-containing protein → MTTPSPGWYPDPEGPGMVRWFDGQSWTAHRQAAAGQPGGPGWQGGPGWQGGPGWQGGPGWQPPTAPPKRRSTGTVVMIIAASVVGGLILVGILAAVAIPVFLNQRAKATVAELSTLTCATVAQDAVALSKREATADQIPLVDLTSATLVEDNRAGLTVPSAGHEAFVMSCQGDGTWQDGLTSVVTVDVYLTSDRKRVLDMSWK, encoded by the coding sequence ATGACCACTCCGTCGCCAGGTTGGTACCCCGACCCCGAGGGCCCCGGCATGGTCCGGTGGTTCGACGGCCAGTCGTGGACCGCCCACCGTCAGGCGGCCGCCGGTCAGCCCGGCGGTCCGGGGTGGCAGGGCGGTCCGGGGTGGCAGGGCGGTCCGGGCTGGCAGGGCGGTCCGGGGTGGCAGCCGCCCACCGCCCCACCCAAGCGACGCAGCACCGGCACGGTCGTCATGATCATCGCTGCGTCGGTCGTCGGCGGGCTCATCCTCGTCGGCATCCTGGCGGCGGTCGCGATCCCGGTGTTCCTCAACCAGCGGGCCAAGGCGACCGTGGCCGAGCTCTCCACCCTGACCTGCGCGACGGTCGCGCAGGACGCCGTCGCGCTGTCGAAGCGCGAGGCGACCGCGGACCAGATCCCGCTGGTCGATCTCACCTCCGCAACCCTCGTGGAGGACAACCGCGCCGGGCTCACCGTCCCGTCCGCCGGCCACGAGGCGTTCGTCATGTCGTGCCAGGGCGACGGCACGTGGCAGGACGGCTTGACGTCCGTCGTCACGGTCGACGTCTACCTGACCTCTGACCGCAAGCGCGTGCTCGACATGAGCTGGAAGTGA
- the malQ gene encoding 4-alpha-glucanotransferase has protein sequence MSEALTRPRQTSDARVRAGNRGIAFGHGATGTHSLADLGIPESYVDAHGHVQTPPAETLAGVAAAVGAGRVAPEPIVCVPGEACPELVGDLVDLTGAAVDGPTGIAPAAGYYHLHTPDGRRRFVVSAPARFPQPTRGWGWAVQLYAARSRRSWGIGDFADLATITREATAAGASAVLISPVHAAAPTPGQQASPYSPTSRQWLQLLHIAIEDVPGADQVDLTDLASAANALNAERLINRDAVWELKRSALERIWVATRDHLPAEHDAWVAEQGQDLTRFATWCVLAESYGTSNWREWSEQDRHPETALSTGDVRADRVAFYAWAQWVADAQLAVACRAGASVVVDIAVGFDSWSADAWANQDEICFDFEVGCPPDRHNIDGQKWGLPPINPVALVAADFAPFIKMVRVALRHAGALRIDHVMQLWRLFWVPAGASAAQGAYVHYPTEAMLAILRVEASRTGAWVVGEDMGTVAEGVRETMADDGMLGYRAALRLPVDQFPEATMGASSTHDQATIAGTLTGSDTEDLRRIGKPANFEQLEQVRRELAAVAGVDPDGPIGPDEVARAVLAQYRRLSECRARIVLASLDDVGAVAERPNMPGTITQWPNWSLSLPRPVEDILHEPLAQQLAEVLNARNA, from the coding sequence GTGAGTGAAGCACTCACCCGCCCCCGCCAGACCTCGGACGCGCGTGTGCGCGCCGGGAACCGCGGCATCGCGTTCGGCCACGGCGCGACGGGCACGCACTCGCTCGCAGACCTGGGCATCCCGGAGAGCTACGTCGACGCGCACGGCCACGTCCAGACACCGCCTGCCGAGACGCTCGCCGGCGTCGCCGCAGCGGTCGGAGCCGGCCGCGTCGCGCCCGAACCGATCGTGTGCGTCCCGGGGGAGGCCTGCCCCGAGCTCGTCGGCGACCTGGTCGACCTGACCGGTGCAGCCGTCGACGGCCCGACGGGGATCGCCCCGGCCGCCGGCTACTACCACTTGCACACCCCGGACGGGCGTCGCCGCTTCGTCGTGAGCGCCCCTGCCCGGTTCCCGCAGCCCACCCGCGGCTGGGGCTGGGCCGTGCAGCTCTACGCCGCGCGCTCGCGGCGCTCGTGGGGCATCGGTGACTTCGCGGACCTCGCCACGATCACCCGCGAGGCAACGGCCGCCGGTGCGTCGGCCGTCCTCATCTCCCCGGTGCACGCCGCCGCGCCCACTCCCGGGCAGCAGGCGTCGCCGTACTCGCCGACCTCGCGCCAGTGGCTCCAGCTGCTGCACATCGCGATCGAGGACGTCCCTGGCGCCGACCAGGTCGACCTCACCGATCTCGCGTCCGCCGCGAACGCGCTCAACGCCGAGCGGCTGATCAACCGCGACGCGGTGTGGGAGCTCAAGCGGTCCGCCCTCGAACGCATCTGGGTCGCCACCCGCGACCACCTGCCGGCAGAGCACGACGCCTGGGTCGCCGAGCAGGGGCAGGACCTCACCCGCTTCGCGACGTGGTGCGTGCTCGCCGAGAGCTACGGCACGAGCAACTGGCGCGAGTGGTCCGAGCAGGACCGGCACCCGGAGACCGCCCTCTCGACCGGCGACGTGCGGGCCGACCGGGTCGCGTTCTACGCGTGGGCGCAGTGGGTCGCCGACGCCCAGCTCGCCGTCGCATGCCGGGCGGGAGCGAGCGTCGTCGTCGACATCGCAGTCGGGTTCGACTCGTGGAGCGCGGACGCCTGGGCGAACCAGGACGAGATCTGCTTCGACTTCGAGGTCGGCTGCCCGCCCGACCGCCACAACATCGACGGTCAGAAGTGGGGGTTGCCGCCGATCAACCCGGTCGCGCTCGTGGCCGCCGACTTCGCACCGTTCATCAAGATGGTCCGCGTCGCGCTGCGGCACGCCGGTGCGCTGCGGATCGACCACGTCATGCAGCTCTGGCGGCTGTTCTGGGTGCCCGCAGGTGCCTCGGCCGCCCAGGGCGCCTACGTGCACTACCCGACCGAGGCGATGCTCGCGATCCTGCGCGTCGAGGCGTCGCGCACCGGCGCGTGGGTGGTCGGCGAGGACATGGGAACGGTCGCCGAGGGCGTCCGCGAGACCATGGCCGACGACGGCATGCTCGGCTACCGGGCAGCGCTGCGGCTCCCGGTGGACCAGTTCCCCGAGGCCACGATGGGCGCGTCCTCGACGCACGACCAGGCCACGATCGCCGGCACGTTGACCGGCTCGGACACCGAGGACCTGCGACGCATCGGCAAGCCCGCGAACTTCGAGCAGCTCGAGCAGGTCCGGCGCGAGCTGGCGGCGGTCGCCGGCGTGGACCCCGACGGGCCGATCGGCCCCGACGAGGTCGCCCGGGCCGTGCTGGCGCAGTACCGCCGCCTGTCCGAGTGCCGGGCGCGGATCGTGCTCGCGTCGCTCGACGACGTCGGCGCCGTGGCGGAGCGCCCGAACATGCCGGGGACGATCACCCAGTGGCCGAACTGGAGCCTGAGCCTGCCGCGGCCCGTCGAGGACATCCTCCACGAGCCGCTCGCGCAGCAGCTCGCCGAGGTCCTGAACGCCCGCAACGCCTGA
- a CDS encoding PQQ-binding-like beta-propeller repeat protein: MTTPGAPQADDPQPPVGTPGDGRRPSSTSRGSRPDGRPARLVDVELAEEDATAADERTAAPHGPAQPERRSARLVRRWWRPVAIGLAVTLVTASVIAARRESARLASLTNVDGVVAPLKGPPHAGWSTTTAVWSTPIETAGRVVYATQRADGGMAVVALDARTGTEDWRTPLGAPASDTSASLTGTCVAVTASGQPVRHLVACLAGLFLFGGSASDTPNVIATSTDLELIDAASGVVVKDLPTAPATAIGRIGPDLVRAEVTADGHLRVVRTSPLSSTSRWTFTSPAAWATVDASNLGISVVAGRILVHGGATAWSVLSADGAAIRSSEQVASSGRVSGFTGTQLFTESPSSTAGASRTEVLDLGTGTSFTVEGYPTGPFPDDGSLPDVILTQTGAALLASDAATGAHRWSTPLSNGGQVMVIDERVVIDDPNSLRAIDGRSGSVTWEQHGATRVDHSAVTDGSVVVCVVSKPDGTVDMTAYGLTDGVPRWTIAAPSLTRTLTTMGRRLVTVAEDRLTVWG, encoded by the coding sequence ATGACGACCCCGGGGGCACCTCAGGCGGACGATCCGCAGCCGCCCGTCGGCACGCCCGGTGACGGCCGTCGCCCGAGCTCCACGTCCCGGGGCTCTCGACCGGACGGTCGACCCGCGCGTCTCGTCGATGTCGAGCTGGCGGAGGAGGACGCGACCGCAGCGGACGAGCGCACCGCCGCCCCGCACGGTCCCGCACAGCCGGAGCGTCGCTCGGCTCGCCTCGTCCGGCGCTGGTGGCGGCCGGTGGCGATCGGTCTGGCCGTCACCCTGGTCACGGCATCCGTGATCGCCGCCCGTCGGGAGTCCGCACGTCTGGCGAGCCTGACGAACGTCGACGGCGTCGTCGCGCCGCTGAAGGGCCCGCCCCACGCAGGATGGAGCACGACCACGGCCGTGTGGTCGACGCCGATCGAGACGGCCGGCCGAGTCGTGTACGCCACCCAGCGCGCCGACGGCGGCATGGCTGTGGTCGCCCTCGACGCCCGCACCGGGACCGAGGACTGGCGGACCCCACTGGGAGCACCGGCGTCGGACACGAGCGCATCCCTGACCGGCACCTGCGTCGCCGTGACCGCGAGCGGTCAGCCCGTCCGCCACCTCGTCGCCTGTCTCGCCGGCCTGTTCCTGTTCGGCGGCTCCGCGAGCGACACCCCGAACGTCATCGCAACCTCCACGGACCTCGAGCTGATCGACGCGGCGTCGGGCGTGGTCGTCAAGGACCTGCCGACGGCTCCCGCGACGGCGATCGGTCGGATCGGGCCCGACCTCGTCCGCGCCGAGGTCACCGCGGACGGTCACCTCCGGGTCGTGCGGACGAGTCCGCTCAGCTCGACCTCACGATGGACGTTCACCAGCCCCGCCGCGTGGGCCACCGTCGATGCGTCGAACCTCGGGATCAGCGTCGTCGCGGGCCGGATCCTCGTCCATGGCGGAGCGACCGCGTGGTCGGTGCTCTCCGCTGACGGCGCGGCGATCAGGTCGAGCGAGCAGGTGGCGAGCTCGGGGCGGGTCTCGGGCTTCACCGGTACACAGCTGTTCACCGAGTCGCCGTCGTCCACAGCCGGCGCGTCGCGGACCGAGGTCCTCGACCTCGGCACCGGCACGTCGTTCACCGTCGAGGGCTATCCCACCGGGCCGTTCCCCGACGACGGATCGCTCCCGGACGTCATCCTGACCCAGACGGGCGCGGCCCTGCTCGCGTCCGACGCCGCGACGGGAGCGCACCGGTGGTCCACGCCGCTCAGCAACGGCGGCCAGGTGATGGTGATCGACGAACGGGTCGTGATCGACGACCCGAACTCCCTGCGCGCGATCGACGGTCGGTCCGGATCGGTGACGTGGGAGCAGCACGGTGCCACGCGCGTCGACCACAGCGCCGTCACCGACGGTTCGGTGGTCGTGTGCGTCGTCTCGAAGCCGGACGGCACCGTGGACATGACGGCCTACGGGCTGACCGACGGCGTGCCACGCTGGACGATCGCCGCGCCGTCGCTCACCCGGACGCTGACCACCATGGGCCGGCGGCTGGTCACCGTGGCCGAGGACCGTCTGACCGTGTGGGGATGA
- a CDS encoding PQQ-like beta-propeller repeat protein: protein MRSTSHDPRRGAPSGRLLDVELVEESEVAPSVDGAVPHGPAPSDRRSLRLVRRWWRPVAIGLAVALVAASVISDRRQAARLAEFADVDGVVAPLDGTPHAGWSTTAGLWSAPIETSGRIVYATQRVDGGMDVIAFDVGTGTEDWRTSLGAPTSEASASLTSTCVAVTASSGPFRHLVACLAELFMLGGAESGTPTVTTTSTHLELIDAASGKIVKDTPTARATAIGRIGADLVRADVTADGHVRIERTDPLGTTPRWTFTSRAPLAAVDASNLRIDVVANRILVLDGTTAWTVLSADGTEVRSSDHAVTSGRISGFTGTQLFTESPSSTVGAPQTEVLDLSTGRVFTVEGYPAGPAPDDRSVPDILLTQTSDALLASEATTGKLRWSTSLGSDGRAMVIDGRVVVDDPTSLRAIDGRSGRVLWEQRDAAPVNHSVVTDGTVAVAVATKPDGTTAMTAYGLDDGLPRWTAALPSGTRGIASLGRRLVTATSYSMTIWR from the coding sequence ATGAGGTCGACGTCGCACGACCCTCGCAGAGGCGCGCCGTCCGGGCGACTGCTGGACGTCGAGCTGGTGGAAGAGTCGGAAGTCGCGCCGAGCGTGGACGGAGCCGTCCCGCACGGTCCCGCGCCGTCGGACCGCCGCTCTCTGCGCCTCGTCAGGCGCTGGTGGCGGCCGGTGGCCATCGGCCTCGCCGTCGCGCTGGTGGCTGCTTCCGTGATCTCCGACCGCCGGCAGGCCGCGCGGCTGGCGGAGTTCGCCGACGTCGACGGCGTGGTCGCGCCGCTCGACGGGACGCCCCACGCGGGTTGGAGCACGACGGCCGGTCTCTGGTCGGCGCCGATCGAGACGAGCGGCCGCATCGTCTACGCCACGCAGCGCGTCGACGGGGGCATGGACGTGATCGCCTTCGACGTCGGCACGGGGACCGAGGACTGGCGGACCTCGTTGGGAGCACCGACCTCGGAGGCGAGTGCGTCCCTGACCAGCACCTGCGTCGCCGTGACGGCGAGCAGCGGACCCTTCCGGCACCTGGTCGCCTGTCTCGCCGAGCTGTTCATGCTCGGCGGCGCCGAGAGCGGCACACCGACCGTCACGACGACCTCCACCCACCTGGAGCTGATCGACGCAGCGTCGGGGAAGATCGTCAAGGACACGCCGACGGCTCGTGCGACGGCGATCGGTCGGATCGGCGCCGACCTCGTCCGCGCCGACGTCACTGCGGACGGTCACGTCCGGATCGAGCGGACGGACCCGCTCGGCACGACCCCACGGTGGACGTTCACCAGCCGTGCACCGTTGGCGGCCGTCGACGCGTCGAACCTCAGGATCGACGTCGTCGCCAACCGGATCCTCGTTCTCGACGGGACGACCGCCTGGACGGTGCTCTCCGCCGACGGCACCGAGGTCAGGTCGAGCGATCATGCCGTGACCTCAGGGCGGATCTCAGGCTTCACCGGTACGCAGCTGTTCACCGAGTCGCCGTCGTCCACCGTCGGCGCGCCGCAGACGGAGGTCCTCGACCTCAGCACCGGGAGGGTGTTCACCGTCGAGGGCTATCCCGCCGGACCCGCTCCCGATGACCGATCGGTCCCGGACATCCTCCTGACCCAGACGAGTGACGCCCTGCTCGCCTCCGAGGCCACGACCGGGAAGCTCCGGTGGTCCACGTCTCTCGGCAGCGACGGCCGGGCGATGGTGATCGACGGACGTGTCGTCGTCGACGACCCGACGTCCCTGCGTGCGATCGACGGACGGTCCGGGCGGGTGCTGTGGGAGCAGCGAGACGCCGCACCGGTCAACCACAGCGTCGTCACGGACGGCACCGTCGCCGTCGCCGTCGCCACGAAGCCGGACGGCACCACCGCCATGACGGCCTACGGGCTCGACGACGGGCTGCCACGCTGGACGGCCGCCCTGCCGTCTGGCACCCGTGGGATCGCCTCCCTGGGCCGACGGCTGGTCACCGCCACCTCCTACAGCATGACCATCTGGAGGTAG
- a CDS encoding serine hydrolase, whose translation MTPPSAGPAEVDPRAAGMDPAPLERAWDLVVQRGAPAQLCVIHDGNVVLDRTYRCEPDALFWIFSAGKPYTAMLVHLLAERGVLSLDDSVARWWPEFAQHGKGGITIRHVLQHRAGLPTAGSFLGDALAIADWDRSVRRIERAHPRWPAGEVPAYEILTFGFILGELVRRVTGVPVAELLRSEILDPLGAGDTYLGLPDAAWPRHVPLRIRGPLGMPAQVVLNRRRTRQAVIPSAGISTTARDLAAFYDMLLNDGRVRQPLAPDERSAGTGTGTGTGTGTGTAILRPETVAAARLATSHGEVDRFAGFAMRWSQGFQLGGDGSPADARGSLGRLDRPRAFGHNGSSCCIGWADPDSGIAFAYLSNRFDGRRAGADHQLALADAVLAACDPGGDARG comes from the coding sequence GTGACGCCGCCGTCCGCAGGTCCCGCCGAGGTCGACCCGCGCGCCGCCGGGATGGACCCGGCCCCGCTCGAGCGCGCATGGGACCTCGTCGTGCAGCGCGGCGCACCGGCACAGCTGTGCGTGATCCACGACGGGAACGTGGTGCTCGACCGCACGTACCGGTGCGAGCCGGACGCGTTGTTCTGGATCTTCTCGGCGGGCAAGCCGTACACCGCGATGCTGGTCCACCTGCTCGCCGAGCGGGGGGTGCTGTCGCTCGACGACTCGGTCGCGCGGTGGTGGCCGGAGTTCGCGCAGCACGGCAAGGGTGGCATCACGATCCGCCATGTGCTGCAGCATCGCGCCGGGCTGCCGACCGCGGGGAGCTTCCTCGGGGACGCGCTCGCGATCGCCGACTGGGACCGGTCGGTGCGCCGCATCGAGCGGGCACACCCACGATGGCCCGCCGGGGAGGTGCCCGCCTACGAGATCCTCACGTTCGGATTCATCCTCGGTGAGCTCGTCCGCCGGGTCACCGGGGTGCCGGTGGCGGAGCTCCTCCGCAGCGAGATCCTCGATCCGCTGGGGGCCGGGGACACCTACCTCGGCCTGCCCGACGCGGCGTGGCCGCGGCACGTCCCGCTGCGGATCCGGGGACCGCTCGGGATGCCCGCGCAGGTGGTCCTCAACCGGCGGCGCACCCGTCAGGCCGTCATCCCGTCCGCGGGGATCTCGACGACGGCGCGCGACCTCGCCGCGTTCTACGACATGCTCCTGAACGACGGACGGGTCCGGCAGCCCCTTGCCCCGGACGAGCGGTCCGCGGGCACGGGCACAGGCACGGGCACGGGCACGGGCACGGGCACGGCGATCCTGCGGCCCGAGACCGTCGCCGCCGCGAGGCTCGCGACGAGCCACGGCGAGGTCGATCGCTTCGCGGGCTTCGCGATGCGCTGGTCGCAGGGGTTCCAGCTCGGTGGCGACGGGAGCCCGGCCGACGCGCGCGGCAGCCTGGGGCGCCTCGACCGGCCCCGGGCGTTCGGGCACAACGGCAGCAGCTGCTGCATCGGCTGGGCGGACCCCGACTCGGGGATCGCGTTCGCCTACCTGAGCAATCGGTTCGATGGTCGCCGTGCGGGGGCCGACCATCAGCTCGCGCTTGCCGACGCGGTCCTCGCGGCGTGCGACCCGGGTGGCGACGCCCGGGGGTGA
- a CDS encoding GyrI-like domain-containing protein has protein sequence MTITRVHLEPQSVAGVREVVPMGALTAFFARAFATTAEELGRHGIAPAGPPVALYRGLVTETVDVLAGFPLAHPWDLGAELAAATLRGGDAVMAIHRGPYDTLSVTYDELTGWFSEHGLTPAPEMWEEYLLGPGMAEDPHSWKTRVVFPVA, from the coding sequence ATGACGATCACGAGAGTCCACCTGGAACCGCAGTCAGTCGCCGGTGTGCGTGAGGTGGTCCCGATGGGGGCGCTCACGGCCTTCTTCGCCCGGGCCTTCGCCACCACGGCCGAGGAGCTCGGACGGCACGGCATCGCCCCTGCCGGGCCGCCCGTGGCGCTCTACCGGGGCCTGGTCACCGAGACCGTCGACGTGCTCGCCGGATTCCCGCTCGCCCACCCGTGGGACCTCGGAGCCGAGCTGGCGGCCGCGACCCTGCGCGGCGGCGACGCGGTCATGGCGATCCACCGCGGGCCGTACGACACGCTCTCGGTGACCTACGACGAGCTCACCGGGTGGTTCTCGGAGCACGGGCTGACACCTGCACCGGAGATGTGGGAGGAGTACCTCCTGGGACCCGGCATGGCGGAAGACCCGCACAGCTGGAAGACGCGGGTCGTGTTCCCGGTCGCCTGA